One Pseudonocardia sediminis DNA window includes the following coding sequences:
- a CDS encoding methyltransferase domain-containing protein produces MPEDVYTHGHHEVVLRSHGARTAVNSCGYLLPLLRPDLTLLDVGCGPGSITVDLAEILGPGRVRGVEVTEDPLHQARATAAGRGVDVSFAVDDVYALSDADDTYDVTHAHQVLQHLSDPVAALREMRRVTRPGGVVAVRDADYAAFHWWPADERLDSWLDLYRGVARGNDAEPDAGRRLLAWAHEAGFTEVTPSASVWCYATPEETATWGGMWAERIRSSRIGEQALERGLATPEDIAEISQAWRDWAAHPDAYFVIPHGEVLARA; encoded by the coding sequence ATGCCCGAGGACGTCTACACCCACGGCCACCACGAGGTCGTGCTCCGCTCGCACGGTGCCCGCACGGCCGTGAACTCCTGCGGCTACCTGCTCCCCCTGCTGCGCCCGGACCTGACGCTGCTCGACGTCGGGTGCGGGCCCGGCAGCATCACCGTCGACCTGGCGGAGATCCTCGGTCCGGGCCGGGTGCGCGGCGTCGAGGTCACCGAGGACCCGCTGCACCAGGCCCGGGCGACCGCGGCCGGACGCGGGGTGGACGTCAGCTTCGCCGTCGACGACGTCTACGCGCTCTCCGACGCCGACGACACCTACGACGTCACGCACGCCCACCAGGTTCTGCAGCACCTGTCCGACCCGGTCGCCGCACTGCGCGAGATGCGGCGGGTGACCCGTCCCGGCGGGGTGGTCGCGGTGCGCGACGCCGACTACGCCGCGTTCCACTGGTGGCCCGCCGACGAGCGTCTGGACAGCTGGCTCGACCTCTACCGCGGCGTCGCCCGCGGCAACGACGCCGAGCCCGACGCCGGCCGCCGCTTGCTCGCCTGGGCGCACGAGGCCGGGTTCACCGAGGTCACGCCGTCGGCGTCGGTGTGGTGCTACGCCACGCCGGAGGAGACGGCGACCTGGGGCGGGATGTGGGCGGAGCGGATCCGCTCGTCACGCATCGGTGAGCAGGCCCTCGAACGCGGGCTGGCCACCCCCGAGGACATCGCGGAGATCTCACAGGCCTGGCGGGACTGGGCCGCGCACCCGGACGCGTACTTCGTCATCCCGCACGGCGAGGTACTGGCCCGCGCCTGA
- a CDS encoding DUF2256 and DUF3253 domain-containing protein, protein MAQEVHEDKVCAVCGRRITWRRKWAKNWDQVRYCGAACRSRGVRDVDGQLEQAIGDLLDARARTSTICPSEAARKVDPEGWRDLMEPARMAARRLVEAGSVEIVQSGHVVDPSTAKGPIRIRRTR, encoded by the coding sequence ATGGCGCAGGAGGTGCACGAGGACAAGGTCTGTGCCGTGTGCGGGCGGCGGATCACCTGGCGTCGCAAGTGGGCGAAGAACTGGGACCAGGTCCGCTACTGCGGCGCCGCGTGCCGCTCGCGGGGTGTCCGCGACGTCGACGGGCAGCTGGAGCAGGCGATCGGGGACCTCCTCGACGCCCGCGCCCGGACGTCGACGATCTGCCCGTCCGAGGCGGCCCGCAAGGTCGACCCGGAGGGCTGGCGGGACCTGATGGAGCCGGCCCGGATGGCGGCGCGGCGGCTCGTCGAGGCGGGGTCGGTCGAGATCGTGCAGTCCGGGCACGTCGTGGACCCGTCGACGGCGAAGGGACCGATCCGGATCCGCCGGACGCGGTGA
- a CDS encoding DUF2269 family protein, which translates to MARALVGKKTRQLLVFVHVAVSVGWMGAGAANVVLALTAGYSPDPVLRLACYQLIDRIDWWLVIPLAFATLVSGVVVSVASPWGLSRYWWVLTKLVLTVAVIVYSTFLIGVWVEESIAAVAAGAPESPVAGQLAYGAGLNIVAFLFMTWASVAKPWGRTPWGRERRTRRAAGTRPAAAGAAR; encoded by the coding sequence ATGGCTCGTGCCCTGGTCGGGAAGAAGACGCGTCAGCTGCTGGTGTTCGTCCACGTCGCGGTCTCGGTGGGGTGGATGGGCGCGGGAGCGGCGAACGTCGTGCTGGCGCTGACCGCCGGATACTCGCCCGACCCGGTCCTGCGACTGGCCTGCTACCAGCTGATCGACCGGATCGACTGGTGGCTGGTCATTCCGCTGGCCTTCGCGACCCTGGTCAGCGGCGTCGTGGTGTCGGTGGCGAGCCCGTGGGGACTCTCGCGGTACTGGTGGGTGCTGACCAAGCTCGTGCTGACTGTCGCCGTGATCGTCTACAGCACGTTCCTGATCGGGGTCTGGGTCGAGGAGAGCATCGCGGCGGTGGCGGCGGGCGCGCCGGAGAGCCCGGTCGCCGGGCAGCTCGCCTACGGCGCGGGGCTCAACATCGTCGCGTTCCTGTTCATGACGTGGGCGTCGGTCGCCAAGCCCTGGGGCCGGACGCCGTGGGGCCGGGAACGCCGCACCCGCCGGGCCGCGGGCACCCGGCCGGCCGCTGCGGGCGCCGCACGCTGA
- a CDS encoding shikimate dehydrogenase, translating into MSPEPTSRRAAVLGSPITHSLSPALHNAAYTALGLPGWHYDAHEVDERALPGFVDSLGPEWAGLSLTMPLKRVALDVADHVAPAAAAIGAANTLVFGPDGRTVHNTDVTGIVAALRRARDAGVPGPDGAVAAEADRPAAGSGAFAVEPDGPAAGSGDLATGSGDLATGSGTGRDSSAGSRGRAVNRAVVLGAGGTAQAAIAALAELGMPEVAVLVRDAGRTTELRETARRLGTDPQIRAVLTDPLEAARALDGADVVISTLPAGAADELAGARWRPGTTLLDAVYAPWPTAVAAGAAAGGATIVSGLEMLLQQAIAQVELMTGRPGPEQAMREALDAAVLARSA; encoded by the coding sequence GTGAGTCCCGAACCGACGTCGCGCCGGGCCGCCGTGCTCGGCTCACCGATCACGCACTCGTTGTCCCCCGCGCTGCACAACGCCGCCTACACCGCGCTCGGCCTGCCGGGCTGGCACTACGACGCGCACGAGGTCGACGAGCGGGCGCTGCCCGGGTTCGTGGACTCCCTCGGCCCGGAGTGGGCCGGGCTGTCGCTGACGATGCCGCTCAAGCGGGTCGCGCTCGACGTCGCCGACCACGTCGCCCCGGCGGCGGCCGCGATCGGGGCGGCCAACACCCTGGTGTTCGGCCCCGACGGCCGTACCGTGCACAACACCGACGTGACGGGCATCGTCGCGGCCCTGCGCCGGGCCCGCGATGCGGGCGTCCCGGGGCCGGACGGCGCGGTCGCGGCGGAGGCCGACCGCCCGGCGGCGGGGTCCGGCGCCTTCGCGGTGGAGCCCGACGGCCCGGCGGCGGGGTCCGGCGACCTCGCGACGGGGTCCGGCGACCTCGCGACGGGGTCCGGTACCGGTCGCGACAGCTCGGCCGGCAGCCGGGGACGGGCCGTGAACCGGGCCGTCGTACTCGGCGCCGGGGGGACGGCGCAGGCCGCGATCGCGGCGCTGGCCGAACTCGGGATGCCGGAGGTCGCGGTCCTGGTCCGCGACGCCGGGCGGACCACCGAGTTGCGGGAGACGGCGCGTCGCCTGGGCACGGACCCGCAGATCCGAGCCGTGCTCACCGACCCCCTCGAGGCCGCGCGCGCCCTGGACGGCGCCGACGTCGTGATCTCCACGCTCCCCGCCGGTGCCGCCGACGAGCTCGCCGGGGCGCGTTGGAGGCCGGGCACGACCCTGCTCGACGCGGTCTACGCGCCGTGGCCGACCGCCGTCGCGGCGGGGGCGGCGGCCGGAGGGGCGACGATCGTCAGCGGTCTGGAGATGCTGCTGCAGCAGGCGATCGCGCAGGTCGAGCTGATGACCGGCCGTCCGGGCCCGGAGCAGGCCATGCGCGAGGCGCTCGACGCGGCCGTCCTCGCCCGCAGCGCCTGA
- a CDS encoding nicotinamide mononucleotide transporter family protein has translation MELLLQHGLTVAGQFISWAELVGQIGALAVVFLAQRRSLATWPVQMAACILLFSVYISAHLGGLAFRQVIVFAISVFGLIAWMRRRDPVYGLAVRTATWTQRLGLAALLVVGTAGMAFVLDALDASWAPWPDAAIFVGTAVAFLAQGLRLIEFWLLWLLVDAVGVPLQIASGLYFSAAIYIVFAVLVVQGWWSWVRSRRAADAALPARVPSTTS, from the coding sequence GTGGAGCTGCTGCTGCAGCACGGGCTGACCGTGGCGGGCCAGTTCATCTCGTGGGCCGAGCTGGTCGGGCAGATCGGCGCGCTGGCCGTGGTGTTCCTGGCCCAGCGGCGCAGCCTGGCGACGTGGCCGGTGCAGATGGCCGCGTGCATCCTGCTGTTCTCCGTCTACATCTCCGCGCACCTCGGCGGACTCGCGTTCCGGCAGGTCATCGTGTTCGCGATCTCGGTGTTCGGGCTGATCGCCTGGATGCGGCGCCGCGACCCCGTCTACGGGCTCGCCGTGCGCACGGCGACGTGGACGCAGCGGCTCGGGCTCGCCGCCCTGCTCGTCGTGGGGACGGCCGGGATGGCGTTCGTGCTCGACGCCCTCGACGCCTCGTGGGCACCGTGGCCGGACGCCGCGATCTTCGTCGGGACGGCCGTCGCGTTCCTCGCCCAGGGCCTGCGCCTGATCGAGTTCTGGCTGCTCTGGCTGCTGGTCGACGCCGTCGGTGTCCCGCTGCAGATCGCCTCCGGCCTCTACTTCTCCGCCGCGATCTACATCGTGTTCGCCGTCCTGGTGGTGCAGGGATGGTGGAGCTGGGTCCGTTCCCGCCGCGCCGCCGACGCCGCCCTGCCCGCACGGGTCCCCAGCACCACCTCCTGA
- a CDS encoding PLP-dependent cysteine synthase family protein, whose product MLSDGGPVYDSVLEAVGATPLVRLRRIVPDGGAPVWVKTEWANPGGSVKDRAALNMVLDAERSGALTPGGTIVEGTSGNTGIGLAMVAAARGYRAVFVVPDRTTKEKIQLLKAYGAEVVPTPGLVPREDPRHVQQLAARIVAETPGAWLADQYGNRANPDVHEQTTGPEIWAQTGGRITHLVAGAGTGGTITGTGRYLQRTGGVTVVAADPESSRYGGGDGSPYFIEAVGHYLHPGTTTDTWPSVFDTSVPDRFERIGDGESLRTVRRLAREEGLLVGGSAGTAVAAALRVSATAGPDALVVAVLPDSGRIYLSKYFDDDWLTTLGFLDAPGGPLVRDRVGTYEPGLFVAPSTSTVASLITAVPPGTAVVPVVQPRRTDATTWSGPDVVGTIAVADLATLDPSAEVGAHAGPPPPAVGHGEGAAAARARIGDGPADAPVLVLVDGRAVTTTTRAALHT is encoded by the coding sequence GTGCTGAGCGACGGCGGACCCGTGTACGACTCCGTGCTCGAGGCGGTGGGCGCCACCCCGCTGGTGCGGCTGCGCCGGATCGTCCCGGACGGCGGCGCGCCGGTCTGGGTGAAGACCGAGTGGGCCAACCCGGGCGGGAGTGTGAAGGACCGCGCGGCGCTCAACATGGTCCTCGACGCCGAGCGCTCCGGGGCGCTGACTCCCGGCGGGACGATCGTCGAGGGCACGTCCGGCAACACCGGGATCGGCCTGGCCATGGTCGCCGCGGCACGCGGGTACCGGGCGGTGTTCGTCGTCCCGGACCGGACGACCAAGGAGAAGATCCAGCTCCTGAAGGCCTACGGCGCCGAGGTCGTCCCGACACCCGGGCTCGTCCCGCGTGAGGACCCGCGCCACGTCCAGCAGCTCGCGGCGCGGATCGTCGCCGAGACCCCGGGCGCGTGGCTGGCCGACCAGTACGGCAACCGGGCCAACCCGGACGTGCACGAGCAGACCACCGGCCCGGAGATCTGGGCCCAGACCGGCGGGCGGATCACCCACCTGGTGGCCGGTGCCGGAACCGGCGGCACGATCACCGGCACCGGCCGCTACCTGCAGCGCACGGGTGGGGTGACGGTCGTCGCCGCCGATCCCGAGTCCTCGCGCTACGGCGGCGGCGACGGCAGCCCGTACTTCATCGAGGCCGTCGGGCACTACCTGCACCCGGGCACCACGACCGACACCTGGCCGTCGGTGTTCGACACGTCCGTGCCGGACCGGTTCGAGCGGATCGGCGACGGCGAGTCGCTGCGCACCGTGCGCCGGCTCGCCCGCGAGGAGGGTCTGCTGGTCGGGGGCTCGGCCGGGACCGCGGTGGCCGCCGCCCTGCGGGTGTCGGCCACCGCCGGTCCGGATGCGCTGGTCGTCGCCGTGCTGCCGGACTCCGGACGGATCTACCTGTCCAAGTACTTCGACGACGACTGGCTCACCACCCTCGGGTTCCTCGACGCCCCCGGAGGGCCCCTGGTCCGCGACCGGGTCGGGACCTACGAGCCCGGACTGTTCGTGGCGCCGTCGACGAGCACGGTCGCATCCCTGATCACGGCGGTGCCCCCGGGGACCGCCGTCGTCCCGGTCGTCCAGCCGCGGCGCACGGACGCGACGACGTGGTCGGGACCGGACGTCGTCGGCACGATCGCGGTCGCGGACCTGGCCACGCTCGACCCGTCCGCCGAGGTGGGCGCGCACGCCGGACCGCCGCCGCCCGCCGTCGGGCACGGGGAGGGCGCCGCCGCGGCCCGGGCCCGGATCGGCGACGGTCCCGCCGACGCACCGGTGCTGGTGCTCGTCGACGGCCGCGCCGTCACCACGACCACCCGCGCAGCGCTGCACACCTGA
- a CDS encoding SDR family NAD(P)-dependent oxidoreductase has product MGGTVLVLGGRSEIGLAVAERLAGSEASTVVLAARRCGELEVERERLRRAGATTVDAVEFDADDLSSHRTLIDDVTARHGRIDTVVVAFGILGDQARAETDAAHAAAVVHTDYVAQVHVLTELAATLRAQGEGTLVVYSSVAGVRVRRANYVYGSAKAGLDGFASGLADALHGSGVRLLLVRPGFVIGRMTEGMKPAPLSSTPEQVADATVAALRKGRGGDVWVPGTLRALFAVLRLLPRPIWRRMPR; this is encoded by the coding sequence GTGGGCGGAACGGTGCTGGTACTGGGCGGTCGGAGCGAGATCGGGCTGGCCGTGGCGGAGCGGCTGGCCGGGAGCGAGGCGAGCACGGTCGTGCTGGCCGCGCGGCGCTGCGGTGAGCTGGAGGTCGAGCGCGAGCGTCTGCGACGGGCCGGTGCGACGACCGTCGACGCGGTCGAGTTCGACGCCGACGACCTCTCCTCGCACCGGACGCTGATCGACGACGTCACGGCCCGGCACGGCCGGATCGACACCGTCGTCGTCGCGTTCGGGATCCTCGGCGACCAGGCCCGCGCCGAGACCGACGCCGCGCACGCGGCCGCCGTCGTGCACACCGACTACGTCGCGCAGGTGCACGTCCTCACCGAGCTGGCCGCCACGCTGCGCGCCCAGGGGGAGGGGACGCTCGTCGTCTACTCGTCGGTGGCCGGGGTCCGGGTGCGGCGCGCCAACTACGTCTACGGCTCGGCGAAGGCCGGGCTCGACGGCTTCGCCTCCGGCCTGGCCGACGCGCTGCACGGTTCCGGGGTGCGGTTGCTGCTGGTCCGGCCCGGTTTCGTGATCGGGCGGATGACCGAGGGGATGAAACCGGCGCCGCTGTCGTCGACGCCCGAGCAGGTCGCCGACGCCACCGTCGCCGCACTGCGGAAGGGCCGCGGCGGCGACGTCTGGGTCCCCGGCACCCTGCGCGCCCTGTTCGCCGTCCTGCGCCTGCTGCCCCGCCCGATCTGGCGACGCATGCCGCGCTGA